Proteins co-encoded in one Desulfobacterales bacterium genomic window:
- the modB gene encoding molybdate ABC transporter permease subunit, producing the protein MIEFIWEYFRDERFLFPLIFTAKVTAVTTLLQLVLGVWLGRYLSQKSSPLRSAVDLAITLPLVFPPIALGFLLLLILGKGGPVGSFLSQYLGIRIIFTVWGVILASLIAGLPLIVKPVQSAIQETAFSLMEASYTLGKSEWQTFFHVVLPSIRKSIISGLSLAFGRSLGEVGLTLMLGGNIVGKTNTLSLEIYNAAFSGEFDRAIALSTVLGLISAVVFISFKKSST; encoded by the coding sequence ATGATCGAATTCATCTGGGAATATTTCAGGGATGAGCGGTTTCTTTTTCCGCTGATCTTTACCGCCAAGGTCACCGCCGTCACCACGCTGCTGCAACTCGTGCTCGGCGTATGGCTCGGCAGATACCTGAGCCAAAAGTCCTCGCCCTTGCGCTCGGCGGTAGATCTGGCCATTACGCTTCCCCTGGTCTTTCCGCCAATTGCGCTGGGTTTTCTTTTACTGTTGATTCTGGGAAAAGGAGGACCTGTCGGATCTTTTCTATCCCAGTACCTGGGCATACGGATCATTTTTACGGTATGGGGCGTAATCCTCGCATCCCTGATCGCCGGACTGCCGTTGATTGTAAAGCCCGTCCAATCCGCCATTCAGGAAACGGCTTTCAGTCTGATGGAGGCATCCTACACCCTGGGAAAATCCGAATGGCAGACCTTTTTTCACGTCGTCCTGCCGAGTATCAGGAAAAGCATCATCAGCGGTCTTTCCCTGGCCTTCGGCCGGTCTTTGGGAGAGGTGGGTCTGACCCTGATGTTGGGCGGCAATATCGTGGGGAAAACCAACACGCTTTCGCTTGAAATCTACAATGCGGCCTTTTCAGGGGAGTTCGACAGGGCCATCGCACTGTCGACGGTGCTGGGATTGATTTCGGCTGTTGTGTTTATTTCGTTTAAGAA